ATGATCTGCCCGGCCTCGGACTCCTTGTAGCTCAGCATGAGCTCGCGGTCCACGGCGAGGTAGTTCTGACCCTGCGTGTTGAAGATCTTCGCGGACGGGAAGATCGAGTCCAGACCGAAGGTCCGGGCCTCGTCCGGGATGATCGGCACGATGCGCTTGCCGATCTCCTTGTCCTTGATGAGGTCCTTGAGCAGACGGACGAACGCCATGGTGGAGGCGATCTCCTGGTTGCCCGAGCCCTTCTTGAGGATCTCGTACGTCTTGTCGCCCGGCAGCGTGACAGGAGCCGGTGCCGCACGACGCTCGGGCACGTACCCGCCGAGCTGGCGGCGACGCTCCTGCATGTACTGGATCTCCGGCGCGTCGGCACCCGGGTGGTAGTACGGGGGCTCGTACGGGTTGGCGTCGAGCTCCTCGTCCGTGATCGGGATGCGCAGCGAGTCGCGCAGCGTCTTGAGGTCGGCCAGGCCGACCTTCTTCATCTGGTGCGTCGAGTTGCGCCCCGCGAAGCCCGAGCCCAGGCCGTAGCCCTTGACCGTGTGCGCCAGGATGACGGTCGGCTGGCCCGTGTGGGCCGTGGCCGCCGCGTACGCCGCGTAGAGCTTGCGGTAGTCGTGGCCGCCACGCTTGAGTGCCCAGATGTCGTCGTCCGACATGTTCTCGACGAGCTGCTTGGTGCGCGGGTCGCGACCGAAGAAGTGCTCGCGGATGAACGCGCCGCTCTCGGCACGATAGGTCTGGTAGTCGCCGTCGGGCGTGACGTTCATCAGGTTGACGAGCGCACGGTCCTTGTCGGCGTTGAGCAGGGTGTCCCACTCGCGGCCCCAGATGACCTTGATGACGTTCCAGCCCGCGCCGCGGAACTGCGCCTCGAGCTCCTGGATGATCTTGCCGTTGCCACGGACCGGGCCGTCGAGGCGCTGCAGGTTGCAGTTAACCACGAAGTTCAGGTTGTCCAGGCCCTGCTGCGCGGCGAGCTGCAGCATGCCGCGGCTCTCCGGCTCGTCCATCTCGCCGTCACCCAGGAACGCCCAGACGTTCTGCTGGCTCGTGTCCTTGATGCCGCGGTTGTGCAGGTAGCGGTTGGTCCACGCCTGGTAGATCGCCGAGGCCGGGCCGAGGCCCATGGAGACCGTGGGGAACTCCCAGAAGTCCGGCATGAGGCGCGGGTGCGGGTAGGACGGCAGGCCGCCGCCCGCGTGCGACTTCTCCTGGCGGAACCCGTCGAGCTGGTCCGCCGAGAGGCGGCCCTCGAGGAAGGCGCGGGCGTAGACGCCGGGGCTCGCGTGACCCTGGAAGTAGACCTGGTCACCGCCGCCCGGGTGGTCCTTGCCGCGGAAGAAGTGGTTCAGGCCCACCTCGTACAGCGTCGCGACGGACGCGTAGGACGAGATGTGTCCGCCGACCCCGATCCCGGGGCGCTGCGCGCGCGTGACCATGACGGCCGCGTTCCAGCGGTTCCAGCTGCGGTAACGACGCTCCATGGCCTCGTCACCGGGGAAGTACGGCTCTTCGTGCACACCGATGGTGTTGACGTAGGGGGTGTTCACCGACGTCGGGATCGCCACGTTGCGCTCGCGTGCTCGCTTGAGCATGTTGAGCAGGACGTAGCGGGCGCGGGGGCCACCACGGTCGTCGATCAGTCCGTCCAGGGACTCGACCCACTCGCTCGTCTCAGCGGGGTCGATGTCCGGTACTTGGCTGAGCAGACCGTTGATCAGCGGTCCGGTCTCGTCAAACGAAGCCACCAGCAACCTCATATCTTGTTCGGAGCGGTATTCGGATTGAATCACGGCGCGGTACACCGTGCCCGCTCACCTCCAGCCACTCCTGCGCGGCGGTAGCAGCCGCTGGTGGCGACTGTGCCTCCACACTCTCGGGTGGTCGAACCATTCTGTTACCCCGCGGCGTGGAAGTCACACCACAAGGGGGGCAAGGGAGCGTGATCCTCACGACACAAGAGGGTGTGCGTCCGGTACGCAGAGCGCGGAGGCGGTGCTCACGGGGCCGACGGCGCACGACGCGTCGTGTCGTCGAGGTGCGTCCGGAGGTGCGCGAGCCGCGCGTCGAGGGTGCTCCCGCGGGGCTCCGGGGGCTCGGCGCGAGGCTGCTCGGCGACGTGCCGACGGTGCGTCGACGGTGCGTTGACGTTGTGCCGAGTGCAGAACACCGCAACACTGGTGCAACTGCACAGGTGAAGACGCCCGCGCGACACCCGCCCCTGCTGAGGCATGCGGGAGTGGTGTGGGCTACCTTTGCCAGCAGGTCACAGATCATCGAGCAGTACGAAGAAGGGAAAGAGACACAAGTGGGAGCGACGCCGGACCCCCAGGGTGCAGGACGCCTGGGGTTCCTCTCTGGCCATGTGGTGCAGGAGTTCGGTTGGGGTGAGGACGTCGACGACGACCTGCGCGCCGAGATCGAGGAGCTCGTCGGCTCCGAGCTGGTGGACGAGGACTACGGCGACGTCACCGACGGTGTCGTCATCTGGTGGCGCGAGGACGACGGCGACCTGACCGACATGCTCGTCGACGTCCAGACCGTCCTCGACGACGGTGGTCTCATCTGGATCTTCACGCCCAAGGCGGGCCGCGACGGCCACGTGGGGCACAACGACCTCCAGGAGGCCGCGACCACGGCCGGCCTGCACGCCACGAGCACGTTCGCGATCGCACCGGACTGGTCCGCGACCAAGCTCGGCACGCGTGGCCGTGGCCGCTGAGGCACCCGAGCTGACGGTCCGTCCCGGCGACCTCGCTCCGGACTTCACGCTCACCGACACGCACGGCACCCCGGTCCGCCTCGCGGACCTGCGTGGTCGACCCGTCCTGCTCGTGTTCGTGCCGTTCGCCTTCTCGGGGACGTGCACGAGCGAGCTGTGCGAGCTCCGCGACAACATCGAGGACTTCGAGACGGCGGGAGTCTCGCTCTACGCGATCTCGTGCGACCCCGTGTTCTCGCTCAAGGCCTGGGCCGCGCAGGAGGGGTACACGTTCGACCTCCTCTCGGACTTCTGGCCGCACGGCGAGGTCGCCCGCCGGTACGGGGTGTTCGACGACGAGCGCGGCCTCGCGATCCGCGGCAGCTTCCTGATCGACGCGGACGGCGTCGTCCGGTGGTCCGTCGTGAACCCGCGCGGGCAGCGCCGGGACCTCGCGGGGTACCGGACGGCGCTCGCGGAGCTCTGACGCGCACTCTCTCGACGGGCGCACCGCGGCCTCGTGCCGTGGTGCGCCCGTCGGTGCGTGTGGCGAGTCGGGCACGCCGGTGCGTCCGTCCCGTCGGTGCGACGGGCCCGGGGCCGGGCCTCAGGGTGTCGGACCTCAGGGTGTGGGACGCGGGTTCGCCGGACGCTCGGGCCGGCTTCGCCCGCGGGTGGCCGCGGGGCCCGCGCGTTGTGGGGCACGGGATGCCCGTTGCGCGGCCGATGTGCCGGGCAGCGCCGAGGACCCGGTAGGCTGTGCACCGCTGTTCTGGGGCCTGTAGCTCAGTTGGTTAGAGCGCCACGCTTACACCGTGGATGTCGGGGGTTCGAGTCCCTCCGGGCCCACCCCCTGTGCGTCGTACAGACGCTGTCGACAAGGACGTCGGCGGCTTCTCGACCCGCACGTCGTGCGGGACCCCTCGTCCAGTCTGGCCGCGGCGACGCCCGCCCCCCGGGGCATGGTCTGCGGGGAGTGCGTTGCGACGCGATCTCGTTGCGACCAGAGCGCGAACCCCTGGTCAGGAGCCGTCGTGAGCGCGGTCTCGTCGCGCTCAAGGGCCCCCGTGCTGCTCGTCCGCCTCGTGACTGGCCGTGCCCGTCGAGGGCGCGTGCTCCGTCCGCTCCCTGCGGGGACATGCCCGCAGCGCCTCCGCGCCATCGTCCCGGCCTCGTGGGACGCGACGTCGAGAAGCCGCGCGTCGTTACGTACGTGTTAGCATGTATGTATGTAGACGGGCTGATGGGCTTTCGCCCGAGGTCGTCGAGCGCCCCGTCGGTGCCTCTTCCACAGGTCGCGACGCGGCGAGTCATCGACCTCGGCGAGATGGCCGCCGGGCGACCGTCGGCTCCCTCGTCCGGAGGGGGCCGCTCGAGCGCGGTGCGGCCGTCGGGTCGCATCCCTGCCGGTGCGCTCGGCGCAACCTGCAAGCAGCACGTGGTGGTGGCGGTCCCCGGCTCGGTGTCGGAGCCCGTCGCAAGGGGGCGGTGCGTGCTCGCGCTGGCCCGATTCATCGAACGCTCCGCACCCTGCTCGCGTGACGTCGCGATCGTCGCGATGGGCCGCGACGGCACAGGGTGCGCTCTCAGAAAGTCGACGAACCTCCCCATGACGACCTCTCACGGCCGCGACCCTGCACGCGGCTCCGACGCCACCCCGATCCGCGCGACGGTCGTGGCGGCCGCGGTGCTGTTCACTGACATGCTCCTTCACGGACTCGCCATCCCGGTGCTGCCGCGCCTCCCTGCGGTGGTCGAGCAGGGCCCGGCGGCCACCGGCATCCTGTTCTCCTCCTACGCCGTGGCGATGATCGTCGCCACCCTGTTCGCCGGGCGCATCGTCGATCGGTACGGCCCCAAGACGCCACTGATGATCGGGCTCGTCGGACTCGTGGCCGCGACCCTGCTGTTCTCCCTCGGTGCTCCGTACTGGCTGCTCCTGCTCGCCCGGCTGGCCCAGGGCATCGCGGGTGGCATGTCCTGGGTGGCGGCCCTGTCGTTGATCGCGGCCGTCACCAGATTCGACAAGCGCGGCCAGATGATGGGTATCGCGCTGTCGACCATCTCGCTCGGCGTCCTCGTCGGGCCACCGTTGTCGGGCGTGCTCGTCGACGCCTTCGGCACCGCGTCACCGTTCCTGCTGGCTGCGGTCATCGCACTCGTCGCCCTGGTGCTCCTGATGGCCCTGATCGGGGGCTCGCCGCGACAGACCGACGACACGGCTGGTCCGCTCACGGTCCTGCGGGTCCAAGGGTCGGTGGGGATCGTCGTCGCGATCGCCATCGGGGCCGCCGTCATCGCCGCAGTGCAGCCCGTGCTCCCGGCACATCTGGGGGAGGGGGCTTCCAGCACCCTCGTCGGCATGATGTTCGCGATCGCGGCGCTGGTGAGCATCGTCGCGAACCCGATCATCGGTCGCTTCGTCGCCACGACCTCGCCGCGCCTGCTCCTCGGGGCCGGTGTCGTCACCGTCACTGCTGCGCTGCTGGTAACCGGGTGGTCGAACGCGCTGTGGCAGACCGGGGTCGGCATGGGGTTGCTCGGCCTGGCCTCGGCGCTCCTGCTCGCCCCGGCGACCACCTTGATCAGCGAGCAGGGCTTCCGATCCAGCCCGCCGACGCTGGGTGGCTCGTTCGCGCTGTACAACCTCGCCTACGCTGCCGGGCTGGCCGGCGGTCCGCTCCTGACGGGCTTCGGCGTGCAGCAGGCCGGGTTCACCACTGCGCTGGTCCTCACGGCCGTCATCCTTGCCGTGCTCGGCTCGGTGGCGCTCACCCGGCTGCCTGCCCGAGGGACGGGCGTCCCCCAGGAGGGGCTCCGCGTCTGAGAGTCCGTCGTGAGCGTGCCTCCTCGCCCCGTCGGGGTGGGGAGGCACGCGCCTTGCACGGAGCCGAGGGTGCGCCGACGGTCCGCCGGAGCGGGAGCAGGCGACCGTTCGGCGCGCGGCCGGGGGCTCTGACGGGTCGTCCTCAGCTACCCAGCAGCCCCCTCACCAGCGATGCGACGGTGCTGGCGAGCTCGTCCGATCGGGGTAGGTCGTCGGGGCGGGTCACGGCCGTCACGGTGAACCCTTGGAGCAGCACCAGGACGAGGCTTGCGACCCGCTGTGCCGGGAGGCTTCCTTCCACCTGGTCGGCGTCCGTGACGATGTGCGCGATGCGTTCGTGCCAGCCGTCGAGGGCATCGTTCTGACCGCTGCGACCCAACGCCTGGGGTGCGACGAGAACCGTCGTCGACGCCAGTGCTCGAAACCTCGCGTCGTCGACGAGGAGGCGCACGAAGTGCGTCAGCAGTCCTTCGAGCGCGTCGCCTCCGTCGAGCGCGGCGTTCTCGTCCACGTCGGCGAACAGGCGGTGCCCGTACTCCGCCCAACCCCACTCGAGGGCCTCGGAGAGGAGTGCCTGCTTGTCGCGGAAGTGATGGTTCAGCGCGCCGCGCGTGACTCCCGCTCGTTCCGAGACGTACTCGAACGTCGCTCCGCGCCACCCCTTCTCCTCGAAGGCCAGGAGTGCGGCGTCGAGCAGTGACAGGCGTGTCAACGCCGCCTCTTCAGCGGTTCGCTTCATCTATACATGCTAACATGTATCGTTTAGTGCGGAATGGTGATGCCTGCCGTCGCGTCGACGGCGGGTGCTCGTCGTCACAGCTGCAGGAAGCGTCGGACGTGCGACCAGA
This region of Oerskovia jenensis genomic DNA includes:
- the aceE gene encoding pyruvate dehydrogenase (acetyl-transferring), homodimeric type, with the protein product MASFDETGPLINGLLSQVPDIDPAETSEWVESLDGLIDDRGGPRARYVLLNMLKRARERNVAIPTSVNTPYVNTIGVHEEPYFPGDEAMERRYRSWNRWNAAVMVTRAQRPGIGVGGHISSYASVATLYEVGLNHFFRGKDHPGGGDQVYFQGHASPGVYARAFLEGRLSADQLDGFRQEKSHAGGGLPSYPHPRLMPDFWEFPTVSMGLGPASAIYQAWTNRYLHNRGIKDTSQQNVWAFLGDGEMDEPESRGMLQLAAQQGLDNLNFVVNCNLQRLDGPVRGNGKIIQELEAQFRGAGWNVIKVIWGREWDTLLNADKDRALVNLMNVTPDGDYQTYRAESGAFIREHFFGRDPRTKQLVENMSDDDIWALKRGGHDYRKLYAAYAAATAHTGQPTVILAHTVKGYGLGSGFAGRNSTHQMKKVGLADLKTLRDSLRIPITDEELDANPYEPPYYHPGADAPEIQYMQERRRQLGGYVPERRAAPAPVTLPGDKTYEILKKGSGNQEIASTMAFVRLLKDLIKDKEIGKRIVPIIPDEARTFGLDSIFPSAKIFNTQGQNYLAVDRELMLSYKESEAGQIMHTGINEAGSAAAFQSVGTSYATQGEVMIPFYIFYSMFGFQRTGDQFWAAGDQLTRGFIIGATAGRTTLTGEGLQHADGHSPLLAGTNSAIVQYDPIYGYEIRHIVRDGIERMYGPGKDGHGEDGRDQNVMYYLTVYNEPMQQPVEPEDVDVEGILRGIHRIKVSEASGPKAQILASGVGVPWALEAQELLEKDWGVSADVWSVTSWNELRRDGLAAEQDAFLNPAATPRVPYLTAKLQGVEGPFVATSDYDHLVPDQVRQWIPGDYAVLGADGFGFSDTRAAARRHFKIDGPSVVVRVLQQLAKQGKVPAEASAQAIEKYRLMDVTAGTSGNAGGDS
- a CDS encoding DUF3052 domain-containing protein, producing MGATPDPQGAGRLGFLSGHVVQEFGWGEDVDDDLRAEIEELVGSELVDEDYGDVTDGVVIWWREDDGDLTDMLVDVQTVLDDGGLIWIFTPKAGRDGHVGHNDLQEAATTAGLHATSTFAIAPDWSATKLGTRGRGR
- a CDS encoding peroxiredoxin, producing MAAEAPELTVRPGDLAPDFTLTDTHGTPVRLADLRGRPVLLVFVPFAFSGTCTSELCELRDNIEDFETAGVSLYAISCDPVFSLKAWAAQEGYTFDLLSDFWPHGEVARRYGVFDDERGLAIRGSFLIDADGVVRWSVVNPRGQRRDLAGYRTALAEL
- a CDS encoding MFS transporter, whose protein sequence is MTTSHGRDPARGSDATPIRATVVAAAVLFTDMLLHGLAIPVLPRLPAVVEQGPAATGILFSSYAVAMIVATLFAGRIVDRYGPKTPLMIGLVGLVAATLLFSLGAPYWLLLLARLAQGIAGGMSWVAALSLIAAVTRFDKRGQMMGIALSTISLGVLVGPPLSGVLVDAFGTASPFLLAAVIALVALVLLMALIGGSPRQTDDTAGPLTVLRVQGSVGIVVAIAIGAAVIAAVQPVLPAHLGEGASSTLVGMMFAIAALVSIVANPIIGRFVATTSPRLLLGAGVVTVTAALLVTGWSNALWQTGVGMGLLGLASALLLAPATTLISEQGFRSSPPTLGGSFALYNLAYAAGLAGGPLLTGFGVQQAGFTTALVLTAVILAVLGSVALTRLPARGTGVPQEGLRV
- a CDS encoding TetR/AcrR family transcriptional regulator → MKRTAEEAALTRLSLLDAALLAFEEKGWRGATFEYVSERAGVTRGALNHHFRDKQALLSEALEWGWAEYGHRLFADVDENAALDGGDALEGLLTHFVRLLVDDARFRALASTTVLVAPQALGRSGQNDALDGWHERIAHIVTDADQVEGSLPAQRVASLVLVLLQGFTVTAVTRPDDLPRSDELASTVASLVRGLLGS